The Polaromonas sp. SP1 DNA window TGTTCGAAGGCCGCGACGCCGCGGGCAAGGGCGGCGTCATCAAGCGCATCACCCAGCGCCTCAACCCGCGCGTGTGCCGCGTGGCCGCGCTGCCGGCGCCCAACGACCGCGAACGCACGCAGTGGTACTTCCAGCGTTATGTGTCGCACCTTCCTGCCGCCGGCGAGATCGTGCTGTTCGACCGCAGCTGGTACAACCGCGCTGGCGTCGAACGCGTCATGGGCTTTTGCACCGACGAGCAGTACGAAGAGTTTTTCCGCACCGTGCCAGAGTTTGAAAAGATGCTGGGTCGCTCCGGCATCCAGCTCATCAAGTACTGGTTCTCGATTTCCGACGAAGAGCAGCACCTGCGCTTCCTCGGCCGCATCCACGACCCGCTCAAGCAGTGGAAGCTCAGCCCTATGGACCTCGAGTCACGCCGGCGCTGGGAGGAATACACCAAGGCCAAGGAAATCATGCTGGAACGCACGCATATTCCCGAAGCGCCCTGGTGGGTGGTGCAGGCCGTCGACAAGAAGAAGGCGCGCCTTAATTGCATCCACCACTTGCTCGAACAGATGCCGTACCAGGAAACCGAGCATCCGGCCATCGTGTTGCCCGACCGTGTCCGCCACGAAGACTACGTGCGCAACCCCGTGCCGCAGAACATCGTTGTCCCGGAGATTTATTGAACATCCCACTGGTTAGGCCAGTGAGCTCTTCATGCCAGCATGAGCCGTGGAACCCGCTTTGCCGGGCCACAGGCGGGCGGCCCCCTCGGGGGGCAGCGACCCACACGAAGTGGGGGAGCGTGGGGGCTAGTCTCTGACGTCAGCAACTGGGTTCGTTCCAAAATCTGGCCGTTCCAGGAATGCCAGGATTCGCGCCGCCGCATCCTCGGGTGATGTCAGCACACCACCCGTCTTCAAACCCACAAACGACTCGCGATCTGGAAAGGCTTTCGGGTCTGCCGCCCGCAGTTGCTCCTGCATGCCGGTGTCGATGACGCCTGGGGCGAGTGAGCAGACTTTGGCGCCGTGCGGCTTCAGGGCTTCTTCCAGTGCCAGGCAGCGGGTGAAGTGGTCCATGCCGGCCTTGGCGGCGCAGTAGGCGGCCTGCGAGGCCATGGCGCGGCGGCCCAGGCCGGACGAAATATTGAGCACCTTGCGCGGCGCCTGCCAGCCGCCGGTGGCGCGCAGGAAGGCGGCGGTGATTTGCATCGGCGCCTCCAGCCCCACACGCAGCGCCCGCGCCAGGTCGCCTTCGTCAATCTGGTCCAACGAGCCGATCTGCGGGATCACACCGGCGTTGTTGATCAGCGTGACGCTGGCCCAGGGCGTTGCGGCTTGCGAATCCTTGAGCCAGCTTTCCAGCTTGTCATTGAGCGAGCCGCTATCCGCCAGGTCGTGCTCCCATTGCAAAACGCTTGAGCCCACATGCCGCGCATGTTCGTCAAGTTCTGGCATAGCCGTACGCGAAATGCCAAGCACCGTGTGGCCGGCGGTGAGCAACTGGCGCGCCATGGAAAAGCCCATGCCGCGCGAGGCGCCTGTGATGAGGGTGAGGTGTTTGGGTTGGGTCATGGCTGCATGGTAGCGCCGGCGCCGCCGAATTGCTTACGCCTAAAACTCCGGCGCGCTTTCAAACGCCATCGCCAGCCCGCTGGCGGGGTGCGTGAACTTCAGCGCTGCGGCGTGCA harbors:
- the ppk2 gene encoding polyphosphate kinase 2, producing the protein MRRIRNDLIDSYDEELEMELEDRTVAELTGEGDGRSPEDAVNEKEYRRQYFRELFRLQAELVKLQDWVVATGHKVVILFEGRDAAGKGGVIKRITQRLNPRVCRVAALPAPNDRERTQWYFQRYVSHLPAAGEIVLFDRSWYNRAGVERVMGFCTDEQYEEFFRTVPEFEKMLGRSGIQLIKYWFSISDEEQHLRFLGRIHDPLKQWKLSPMDLESRRRWEEYTKAKEIMLERTHIPEAPWWVVQAVDKKKARLNCIHHLLEQMPYQETEHPAIVLPDRVRHEDYVRNPVPQNIVVPEIY
- a CDS encoding SDR family NAD(P)-dependent oxidoreductase; the protein is MTQPKHLTLITGASRGMGFSMARQLLTAGHTVLGISRTAMPELDEHARHVGSSVLQWEHDLADSGSLNDKLESWLKDSQAATPWASVTLINNAGVIPQIGSLDQIDEGDLARALRVGLEAPMQITAAFLRATGGWQAPRKVLNISSGLGRRAMASQAAYCAAKAGMDHFTRCLALEEALKPHGAKVCSLAPGVIDTGMQEQLRAADPKAFPDRESFVGLKTGGVLTSPEDAAARILAFLERPDFGTNPVADVRD